DNA sequence from the Deltaproteobacteria bacterium genome:
CGCAGATCGACGCCCTGGTGGCGCGCTGGCTGGCCTCGCGACGGATGGCGCCGATGGGTTTCCTCGTCGGCGTGGAGCTCTTTGGCCATGCGCAGGCACGCCGCTACATCGTGGCCGAGAAGGACGGCGAGCTCCTGGCGCTGCTCGCGGCGGTGCCGGTGTTCGCGCGTCAGGGCTGGCTCATCGAGGACCTGCTCCGCGACCCGCGCGCGCCCAATGGCACGGCGGAGCTGCTGGTGGACGCGGCGATGCGCGCGTTCGCGACGGCCGGAAGCGGCTACGTCACGCTGGGGCTCGCGCCGCTCGCGGGCGAGGTGCACGGGCTCTTGCGAACGGCGCGCTCGTGGGGCGCGGTGCTCTACGACTTCGACGGGGTGCGCGCCTTCAAGGCCCGCTTGCGCCCCGACAGATGGGACTCCATCTACCTCGCCTACCCTTCGGGCTCGCCGGTGCGCGCGATGCTCGCCGTGCTGAGCGCCTTCGCGGGCGGCGGCCTGGTCCGCTTCGGACTTCAAACGGTGCTGCGCGGCCCGCCGGTCGTCGTGCGCTTGCTCGCGGCGCTGCTCATCCCCTGGACCATCGCGCTCGCGCTCGTCGAGCCCTCGCGCTGGTTTCCGGGACGCGAGGTCCAAGCCGGATGGATCGCCTTCGACGTGGTGCTCTGCGTGGCGCTCTTCTCGCTCAGCCGCACCTGGCGCACGTGGCTCGCCTGGGCATTGGCGGGCGCCATCACCCTCGACGCGACGCTCACCCTGCTCGAGGCCTTGAGCTTCAACGCGCCGCGCGTGCACTCCATGCCTGCGGCGCTCGTGGTGGTCACCGCGGTCCTCGCGCCCTTGGCCGCGAGCGCGGTGCTCTGGGGCGCGCTCAGCGCCCGGCTGCGCGCGTGACCCACTCGCGGTCGAGGATGCCGAGGATCATCGAGTCAACCCACTCGCCCTTGAGGAACGCGTTCTCGCGCAGGTGCGCCTCGCGCTTCATGCCGAGCTTCTCGGCGACGCGAATGGAGGTCACGTTTCGCGGGTCGACGTCGACGTAGATGCGGTGCAATCCCTGCAACTCGAACCCGAAGTCGACGAGCGCCGCTGCGGCCTCCGTGGCGAAGCCTTGATTCTGGTGCGCCGGATCGATGACCCACCAGAGCATGCCCTGCTTGTTGAGCGCGTCGCGGACGTCGAGGCCAGCGCGACCGATGAACGCGCCGTCGCGCGTGACCGCGAGATCGAACACGCGCCTCGGCTCGGCGCGCGCCGACTCCAGGCTGCGGACGATGTAGTCGCGGCTTTCGTCGAGGGTGCAGACGTCGTTGCTCTGGTAGCGCGTGACCTCCGGATCGCGCTCGTAGCGGTTCGCGGCCTCGGCGTCGGCGATGTCGAGCTCGCGAAGCAACAGGCGTCGGGTGCGCAGCTCCATTCACTTCTCCGCCGACGCGCCAAACGTCCCACTCAAGCCCACGTCGAGGATTGCAGGGTAGCCCGCCTGCTCGCCTTGCACGTGCGAAACCACCGGCACCTTCGCGCCCATCACCAGCGCGAAGCGGCGCGAGAAGCTCCAGGTCGCGTTGAGATCGAGGATCAGATCCGTGCGACCGACGTTGCCCTCATCTTCGATGACGCCGCTCCAGCGCTCGGGCGTCTCGCGGTAGATGTCGAGGCCGCCCTGAAAGCTCCAGCTCGCGAGCCCGAGCATCGACGTCGCGTTCGCGCCGGCGAGCAGCTTGTGCCCGCTCCGGTAGCTGTACGGGTTCGTCGCGAACGTGAAGCGGTCGAGCGTCCACACGCCGATGCCGAAGCCGTCGAAGGCGCGCGACAGAGAGAGCCCCGCGACGGGATCGAACGTCCCCGTGCCGAACTGGATGTGCTCGTGCGGCAGACCTACGCGACCGAGCTCGAAGGGATTGGGCACCGTCGAGCCGATGGGCAGCGTGACGCCGGCCTTGGCGCTCAACGTCCAGCGCTCGAGCGCGGTGCCTGCGTGGAGCATGAGCCATGGATCCGCGGGACCGACGAGCGTCTCGTTGCGGTGGTGGAAGTCAGGCACCGGCGGCGTGTACGGGTTGCCCGCGAGATCGAGGTAGCGAATGCGATCCGTCACCTGTCGCAGCGTGGCCACGAGCTCGAACGCGAGGTGCGGCGCGAGGCCGAGCTCGCCGTCGAGCGCGAGGTCCGTCGAGACCAGGTGCTGGTCGTGCTGATACGGCGCTTGCGGCTGCGTGTCGCAGATGGGCCCGAGGTCGGGACACGCCTCGACGTGCTGCACGTGCATCATCGTGCCCGCAAGCGTGAGCGTACCGGTGAACACCAGCGGCGCAGGAACTCCACTCGACGACCCGCCGACCGGCAGGTTGGGGTTGCTTCACCCCGCTCAGGCGCGCGCGCCTGCGGGCCACGCGGCCACCAGCAGGCCCGCCGAGATCGCGAGCCACCTCATCGCGACTCGCCCTGCTGAATCGCGGCATCGAGCGCGGCCTTGTCACCGCCGGTCACGCGCGCGACTTCCTTGCCGTGCCCGTCGAACACGATGAAGTACGGCAGCTCCTTCGCGCTCGCGAGGTAGTGCTTGGCCACCGGCGAGTCCCAGGTGACGACGTTGATGCGCCGGTACGCGAGCTTCGAGTCCTTCCCGAGCAGCGCGTGGAGGTGCTCGTCCATCTCATGGCAAGGCCCGCACCAGTCGGCGTAGAAGTCGACGACGTTCGCCTTGGACGCAGCGAGCGTGGCGCCGAGCTCGGGCACGTCCTCGCCGTGCACGGAGAGCTGCTTCACATCCCAACCTGGCTCAGGCGTGGTGAACGCGGCGTAGCTGCCGTGCCCCGCTCCCACGCTCGCGGTGATCGGCTTGCCATCGACGGGCTCGGCCTGCACCGCGTCGATCACCTTCTTCGGATCGAACTCCGGCGCGACCATCAGATGCAGCTCGGCGCCGTCCATCACGAACTCGGCGCGCCGCACGCCGGGAACCGCGAGCGCCTTGGCCTCGAGCTCCTTGCCGCAGTCGGCGCAGACGAGCCCTTGAATCGAGAGCGTGAGCGCCTGGCTGTCGGAGGGCACTGCGGACGTGGAGGCGGTGGCGCACCCGGTCAGCGCGAGCAGCCCCGCAATCAAGAAGTGCGAACGCATGCGCGCGACCGTACGCGCGCGCGCGAGTGATGGCAACGGAGGGGCTACGTGGGTTCTGGCCGATTCGGCCGGTGGAAGCGCTGGTGGAAATGTTCCTCCAGCGTTCCTTGCGCTGCCTCGGTCCCTGCGGCGGTGCCCCGACCCTTGAGGATCTGCTCGAAGCCCACGGCAATCACCGCGCCGATGACGGGCCCGAGCAGGTAGATCCAGGTGGTGCTCAGGTTCATGCGGATGAGATCCGGCGCGAGCGAGCGGAACGGATTCATCGACGCGCCACTGATCGGCGCCGACCACATTCCCGCGAGCGCGATGTAGCCCCCGACCGCGATGGCGCCATTGGTGCCCACGTTCCGCGCGCCCGAGGAGGTGCCGAGGATGGTGGAGACCAGGCCGGTGGTGAGAACGATCTCCATGGCCAGGGCGCGCATGCTGTCGATGCCTGCGCCGGGAACAGTGGCGCCAACGCTTCCCGCGAGCCCGAACATGGTGCGCAAGAAGGCCGCTGCGAGGAGCCCGCCCACGAACTGCGCGAGGAGGTAGTTGGGCACGCGCTTCCACGGGAAGTTGCGACGCAGCGCGAACGCGAGGGTCACCGCAGGGTTCAGGTGCGCGCCGCTCACCGTGCCCATGAAGTAGATGATCGCCATGACCATCAGGCCGGGCGCGACCACGGCCATGCCCAGCGTCACCGAGCCCGGACTGAGGCTGTGCAACACGCCTCCCCCTGCGGCCACGAGCACGAGCAAGAACGTTCCCCACGCCTCGGAGAAGATCCGGCGCCACTCGAGCGTCGGATCGAGGAAGTTCGGCGGACCCACCGCGTGGATCATCCGCTCGAACGATTGCTTGTCGACATCGGATATCGGTTGCGCCACCTGCCCCTCCGCGCGCTTTGTCCAAGGAGTAGGCATTCGCGCGTTGCTACGCTCGGCGCATGGCCGACTGGAATGCCGAGGCGTACCACCGCGTGTCCGAGCCGCAGCTTCGCTGGGGCCTCGAGGTGCTCCCGCGGCTCCCGCTCCGCGGTGACGAGACGGTGCTCGACGCCGGCTGCGGCTCGGGTCGGCTCACGGCGAAGCTCGCGGAGCGGTTGCCGCGCGGGCACGTGCTGGCGCTCGATGTCTCGCCGTCGATGCTCGAGAGGGCGCGCCGAGAGCTCGCGTCGTTCGGCGAGCGCGTCACCGTGCAACAGGCCGATCTCGCGAAGCTCGAACTCGTCGACGCGGCCGACGCGGTGTTCAGCAACGCGACTTTCCACTGGGTGAACGATCACGACTCGCTCTTCGCAGGACTGTTCCGCGCGCTGCGTCCGGGCGGTCGGCTCGTGGCGCAGTGTGGCGGCGGCGAGAACCTGGTGCGGCTTCGCGGGCGTGCGCTGTCGGTGCTTCGGGCGAGGTGGCCGGAGGCGGCGTCGCGCTGGACCGAGCCGTGGTTCTACTCCGACGCGGAGCGCGCCCGCGCGCAGCTTCAACGCGCGGGCTTCACGGACATCCGCACCGGGCTCGTCGACGCGCCGACGCCCTTCGCGACGCCGGCGGCGTATCGCGAGTTCTGTGGAATGGTCGTGCTCCGCCACCACCTCGAGCTCTTGCCCGATGGGGCCGCGCGCGACGACTTCCTGGACGCGATGACGCAGCTCGCGGGCGCCGATGGCCCGGCGCTGACGATTGACTACGTCCGGCTCAACATCGACGCGCGCAAGCCCTGAGTGGCTTGTCCTGCGGTGGTCTGGAGGCACGATGCCGGATGCCGTGAACATCAAGGGCTCGGTGATCAAGGATCCACGCGATTGGCTGCGCACGGCGTATGGCGCGGACGCGTACGCTTCGGCGCTGAATCGCCTGAAGCCTGAAGCCTGAAGAGCGCGACGTGGTCAACGGCCACATCTTCGCGGCGGCTTGGTACTGGGTCGAGCTGTGGGACCGGTTCCTGTCCGGCATGCGCGAAGAGGCGTACAAGCGCACCGGTCAGAACAGCCAGGAGTTCAATCGGCGGTTCATGTCGGAGACGGGCTCGGCGATCCTCCGCGGTGTGTACCGCATCGTCCTCGGATTGGTGAGCCCCACCACCGCGAGGGCCGCTGCCAGATCGTGGAGAACGTGCCAGGCAAGGCGGTGCTGCGCTACGTCGACGGCTCGCCCGAGCTGCGCATCAACCTCAGCAATCACTTTCCGACGGGCATGGTCTTCGTGCTCGAGCTGCACGGCGCCAAGGACGTGAAGGCGAGCATCACGCGCGACGAGGTCGTCGAGGGCAAGCTGCTCTTCGAGATCACGCTCACCTATCTCGAGAAGTGAGCGCGACTCACTCGCGCGAGCTGACCGCTGCGCTCGGCGCGTCGAACTGCACGAAGCCGGGTTGGCCGTCCGGACCATCGGGACCGTTCATGCCGGCTGCGCCCGAGCAGCCACCCGGTCCGCCGTTGCCGCCCGAGAGCGAGTAGGTGCTCCCGTCGTTCGCAGTGCAGGTCGCGCCATTGCCGCCGTTGCCGCCGCGACCACCCGCGCCTCCCGCACCGCCCTGCCCGCCTGCACCGCCTTCGCCGCCCTCGCTGCTCACCGTGTGCTGGATCATCCACGTCGTCTCGCCCTGGTGGTTCGCATCGGCGAGCACGGAGACGCGCACGGCGCCCCCGCTTCCGCCGGGTCCGCCCGGGCCGCCCGGCGCGCCGTCGGTGCCGTCTCCGCCGCGGCCGCCATCTCCGCCGGGCATGGAAGGACAAACCGCGTCATTGCCGTCCTGGCCTGCTGCGCCGTTGTCGCCGGACGCGCCGTCGTAACCGGGCTGGCCCACCGCGCCGCGGCTCACCACGTGGAAGTTGCCGGCCTGGCTCCACTCGACGACGGCCTGGAAGCGCTGAGGGCCATCCTGCACGGAGTAGATGACGCGATCCGGATCGCGGCGATCGGCGGTGACCGAGAGGTTCGGGCCGTTCGCGCCGTAGCCGTCGCCGGTGAAGACGAGATCGCTCGGCGTCGCGTAATTCAGGCCCCAGCCGAGCGTGGCCAGGGGCTTGCCGCCCACGACGATGGGCATGTCGAGGTGGCGCTGCGGCTGCGCGAGCTGCACCGCGGTGTCCTCGGTGATGGAGTCCACGAAGTGGAAGGCGCCGTCGCGATCGAGCGTTGCCAGCGGCGAGTCCACCTTCACGTCCTCGGGCCCCACGCACGGCGACGGATCCAGCTCGCCCGGATGGCCGCAGAGCGTGACCGGCCGCGAGACGCCATCGAGCGTGATCTGCAGCGCCTTTCGAAGCCGCAACACGGGCAGCACCGAGAGCGACGGCGCGTCGGAGGTGTACGCGAGCAGCCGCGCGGACTGGTTGTTCACGTCCTGCTGCACCTCCACACCGCGGATGGGCACGCGCGAGGCATCGAGCGATGCGCTCATGGGTGCGTGAGCGCGAAGCCCCACGCGGTTCACGCCGCCCTTCGCAAGCAGCTCCTCGAGCACGCCCGCATTTGCTTTGACTTCGGGATACGGCGACGCGGCGATGTGCATGCGGATCACACGCCGCTTGGACTCGTCGCGGAGCTTGGCATCGGGCAGCCGCTTCGCACCGAGCCGCAGCGTGGCCTCGTCGCCAGACGCCTGGAGCGAGTCGAGCAGCGCGGCATCGACGAGCTTGCCGTTCACGAAGCCGTGCTCCATCTCCAGCTCGGCGAGCAGCGTCTTCGTGGTGCCCAGCGCGATCGGCCCGAGCTTGCCCGCGGCCATCGTCTTGCGGAGGTGATCTTCGAGCGCGAGCGCGTCGTCGTGCGACGCGTCCACGCCTTGCTTGCGGCTGGTGTACACGTGCGTCGCCGCCGCGAGCCGCGCCTGCGTGTTGTTATCGCTCTCGATCGCCTTGTCGTCGACGAGCGCGGGCACCAGCGCGAGCACGTCATTCATCAAACCGGCCTGAACGTCGGCCGGCGTCGACGCGAGCAGGCTCTCCATGCACTTCTGCCAGACGCTCGGCGCGATCGCGCCCTTCTCGAACGCCTGGCGCAATGCCTTGCGCGCATCCTCGTCCATCGCGGCGACGTGCGGACCGGTGCTTCGCAGATCGCAAACGGACAGGTTCGCGTCGCGCTGGGTGAGGTACGTGGCGAGCGCCGCGCCGTCGCCGTAGCTGCTCAGCTCGGCGGTCGTCATCGGCGTGGGAAAGAGCCGCGGCGTGCTGCAGCCGGCGAAGAAGACCAGCACCAACGAAGCCAGGAGCCTCGATCGAAGAGTTCGCATGTTGGGTGCCTCGGGATGTTGCTTCAGACACCCGCGAGCCCGCCTCAGGTGAAGCGAAATTCGCGCGTGAGGCGGATCACGTCTTGCGCGCCTTCGAGCGAAACCACTTGTCCGACCGTGCGTATCCCGCTGCGCGCAGGCGACCCACGTCTGCCTTCACCAAGGAGAACGCATGCGAAGCGCGGTCGCAGTCGGCGGCACCATGGGATTGCTGGGCCTGCTGGTCTTCGGCACAGGCTGCGGTGACTCGTCGAGCTCGTCGTCCAGCTCCGGCTCCACGACAAGCACCACCACGAGCACCACGTCGACCTCGAGCTCCACCTCGAGCACCACGTCGACGTCGAGCTCCACCACGAACGGCACGTCGGACTCGACGTCGAGCTCGACGTCGTCGACGTCCGGCTCCTCGACGAGCACGAGCACCTCATCCAGCTCCAGCTCGAGCACCAGCGCCACCTCGACGTCCTCGTCGAGCGCCACGTCCAGCTCAGGCTCGAGCGGCACGACGGACTCGTCGTCGAGCTCCAGCTCCGGCTCGGGAAGCGGCTCTGGCTCGAGCGGCGCGTCGACCAGCAGCACGTCGAGCAGCGGCAGCACGGGCCTTCCGGATCCCGCGTGCATCAACGTGCCCGCGAACATCCCCGACGCGCTCGACGCCGGCCCGAACGTGCACCCGGCGATCCAGGTCTTCGGCCAGGGCACGCAGAACTACACCTGCGTGCTCGTCGATGCAGGGACGCCGGTGCCGGCCTGGAGCGCGGCGGTTCCGGAGGCAAACCTCTACGAGTGCGATGCCGACGGCGGCGCACTGGTGGGCACGCACTTCGGCGGCCCGACGTGGCAATGGGACTTCGACGGCAGCACCTTCGTGGGTGACAAGCCGCACGGCACGTCGGTGGCATCGCCAGACGACCCGCCCACGGACGTCGCCTGGCTGCTCTTGCCGCGAAAGGGTGGCTCCGACGCGGGCGTGATGAGCACCATCGTCTATGCGCAGCGCGTGAGCACGGTGGGCGGCCAGGTCGGCAATCAGGACGCGGGCTGCGACTTCGCCGCGGCGGATGCGGGCCTGGTGGTGAAGGTGCCGTACTCGGCGACGTACATCTTCTACGAGTCGAACTGAGTCACGGGCGAGAACCCTCGGCGTCGACCTGGGTCGGCGCCGAGGCGTTTTCGTTTCAGGGCAGAAGGAGCCCTTCGCTCGCAGCGCCCCTCGCTCGGCACACGCTTGCTCGCTCCTCGTGCGCGCTCGTTCCACGACTCCATGGATTTCGGCGGAGCGTTCCATGGAAGAGGAGGCACTACAGCGTGCGCAGGTGCTCGCGCAGCTGGGAAGCTGGGAGTGGAATCTCGCGACCGGGCGCCTGGACTTCACCGAGGAGATGTACCGGCTCGTCGGCCTCTGGCCGCGCACCAAGCCGCTGCAGTACCGCGACTTCCTCCGCTTCGTGCATCCGGAGGACCGCCACATGGTCAATTCGCGGGTCCGGCGAGCGCTCTGCGGCAAGCCCCTCCGGGCGGACTACCGCCTGCGCCTCCGCGACGGACGGGTGCGTTGGATCTCGATCGTATGGAGCGCGTGCGCTGCCTGATCATCGGGCTTCCGCTCGGCGATGACTATGAAGTGTGGTTCCTCGCGAACTGCGAGGTCGTGGTCTTCCGCGTGAAGACGGACGAGGTCGCGAACCATTCGATCCAGTCGTCACTCGAGCTCTACAACGACGTGCGCGATCGCCCGTGGACGCACGACTGCGCGGGCGCGGATTGCGCGGCGTGCCTCTTCACAGAGTGACGGGCGTACACTCGGGGCATGGCCTCACCCAACACCGAACCTGCGTCACCCGCCACGCGCTTCCTCGACGAGCTCGAGATCCTCGTCCGCGCGAGCCACCCGCTCGTGTACCTGGTGAGCGCCGAAGAGAAGCGCGTCGACGGGCTGTTGGCTTCGCTCGCCGAACGACACCAGAAGCCGCTCTATGCCTGGAGCTTCACGCGCGGAGTGCAGCGCGTGTCGGCCGGGCTCTCGCCGACGCCACTCGAGGGGACGGAGGATCCCGTTGCGGCCTTTCACGCCGTGGCGCGACTTGGCGGGCCTTCCTTGGTGGTGTTCAAGGACCTCCACGCGCACCTCGCCGAGCCACGCGTGGTGCGCGCGCTCCGCGAGCTCGGTCACGGCCTGCGCGAGGCGGGCACCACCTGCGTGCTGCTCGCGCCGACGCTGGTGATGCCGGTGGAGTTGGAGAAGGACGTCCACGTCCTCGACGTGCCGC
Encoded proteins:
- a CDS encoding aquaporin; this translates as MIHAVGPPNFLDPTLEWRRIFSEAWGTFLLVLVAAGGGVLHSLSPGSVTLGMAVVAPGLMVMAIIYFMGTVSGAHLNPAVTLAFALRRNFPWKRVPNYLLAQFVGGLLAAAFLRTMFGLAGSVGATVPGAGIDSMRALAMEIVLTTGLVSTILGTSSGARNVGTNGAIAVGGYIALAGMWSAPISGASMNPFRSLAPDLIRMNLSTTWIYLLGPVIGAVIAVGFEQILKGRGTAAGTEAAQGTLEEHFHQRFHRPNRPEPT
- a CDS encoding GNAT family N-acetyltransferase — translated: MELRTRRLLLRELDIADAEAANRYERDPEVTRYQSNDVCTLDESRDYIVRSLESARAEPRRVFDLAVTRDGAFIGRAGLDVRDALNKQGMLWWVIDPAHQNQGFATEAAAALVDFGFELQGLHRIYVDVDPRNVTSIRVAEKLGMKREAHLRENAFLKGEWVDSMILGILDREWVTRAAGR
- a CDS encoding PAS domain-containing protein, which gives rise to MEEEALQRAQVLAQLGSWEWNLATGRLDFTEEMYRLVGLWPRTKPLQYRDFLRFVHPEDRHMVNSRVRRALCGKPLRADYRLRLRDGRVRWISIVWSACAA
- a CDS encoding DUF2156 domain-containing protein, with amino-acid sequence MRDRVFELLQRHGWNATSFQVLEPGFSYFFDGDACVAYVETRDAWVAAGAPIAAEGDIARATTRFCEAARAAGKSACFFGTESRFASTTQLPQLCIGEQPVWNPQGWDAVLKGSRSLREQLRRARAKGVGIREVSAGELAEGTPLRAQIDALVARWLASRRMAPMGFLVGVELFGHAQARRYIVAEKDGELLALLAAVPVFARQGWLIEDLLRDPRAPNGTAELLVDAAMRAFATAGSGYVTLGLAPLAGEVHGLLRTARSWGAVLYDFDGVRAFKARLRPDRWDSIYLAYPSGSPVRAMLAVLSAFAGGGLVRFGLQTVLRGPPVVVRLLAALLIPWTIALALVEPSRWFPGREVQAGWIAFDVVLCVALFSLSRTWRTWLAWALAGAITLDATLTLLEALSFNAPRVHSMPAALVVVTAVLAPLAASAVLWGALSARLRA
- a CDS encoding DUF3455 domain-containing protein, which codes for MPANIPDALDAGPNVHPAIQVFGQGTQNYTCVLVDAGTPVPAWSAAVPEANLYECDADGGALVGTHFGGPTWQWDFDGSTFVGDKPHGTSVASPDDPPTDVAWLLLPRKGGSDAGVMSTIVYAQRVSTVGGQVGNQDAGCDFAAADAGLVVKVPYSATYIFYESN
- a CDS encoding class I SAM-dependent methyltransferase — encoded protein: MADWNAEAYHRVSEPQLRWGLEVLPRLPLRGDETVLDAGCGSGRLTAKLAERLPRGHVLALDVSPSMLERARRELASFGERVTVQQADLAKLELVDAADAVFSNATFHWVNDHDSLFAGLFRALRPGGRLVAQCGGGENLVRLRGRALSVLRARWPEAASRWTEPWFYSDAERARAQLQRAGFTDIRTGLVDAPTPFATPAAYREFCGMVVLRHHLELLPDGAARDDFLDAMTQLAGADGPALTIDYVRLNIDARKP